The Alkalihalobacillus sp. TS-13 genomic interval ACTTCATTCAATCCTTCAATGATTTTTTGAATTCCTGCTTCCGAACCTGCACCGACATGCGCCCCAGGGTGCAATACAATCTGTTTTGCACCAATCGCTTCTGTCCGTTCAATTTCTGATCGTAAGAAATCTACTCCTAGTTGGAAGGTTTGTGGCTTTGTCGTATTCCCGATATTGATGATATATGGAGCATGGACGACGATTTCCTCTATTCCGTTTTCCTTCATATGTGCAACACCATTCTCAATATTCAATTCTTCAATCGCTTTACGGCGTGTGTTTTGAGGTGCTCCGGTATATATCATGAATGTGTTCCCACCATAGGAAACAGCCTCTTCACTCGCACCCAACAACATTTTTTTACCGCTCATTGAAACATGTGATCCTAATTTAAGCATGGATTGCTCCCCCTCTATTTCTTTCTTTTACGGTTGAATTGCTTCTTTTTTTCTTGAAATTTCTTTTTGTAGCCTGGTTTGACCTTTTTAGGCTTCGGCATTAAGAATTCGTTCGGGTCCTTAGATTTCTTTTTTGGCCGGGAACGCTGTACGTTCACAGTTACCCATTCCTCATCCTTAAGATCCTTGTGTGCGAAAGAAATACCTTTTTTCTCAAGTTTCTCTAGCTTCTCGAGTTCATCTCGTTCATATAAGACAGCAGCTATACCGCTCATACCTGCACGACCAGTACGTCCAGATCGATGGATATAATAATCTAGATCCGTCGGGATTTGATGATGGATAATATGGCTTACTCCCTTTACGTCGATCCCTCTTGCCGCTAAATCAGTTGCAACCAAATACTGACATTCCGCATTCGCAACACGTTTCATGACATGCTTACGTGTTCGTGGAGGAAGGTCTCCATGAAGCCTATCTACATTCAAACCTTCTTGTATCATTGCATCTGCCACTTCGTCAGCATCTTTTTTTGTATTTGCAAATACGATCGCTAAATAAGGATTGAACTTTTTCGCAATCTTAATTGTCAGTTCAATACGATCACGATGTCTTACAGGGACTGCAATATGATCAATTTCAGCCGGTGACGTTTCCTCAGGCTTTACATGAACATGCTTCGGGTTGTTCATATATTTACGTAAAAATGGATTCAGATTTTCAGGGATCGTTGCTGAAAATACCATCATCTGCAACTCATGTGCCATACGTGAAGCAATTTGATCTACATCTTCTATAAAGCCCATATCGAGCATTTGATCAGCTTCATCGACGACAAGCATGTCCGCATTAAAAATGGATATCCCTTCTTCGACAACGAGATCTTTAATGCGTCCTGGTGTTCCCACAATCACATGTGGTTCATTTTTTAATTGATCGACCATACGCTTCCGGTCTGTTCCACCCACCACAGTTTTTACGTTGATGGATGAATCTTCAACTAGTTTAACTGCTTCATTATATACTTGTCTCGCTAGTTCTCTTGTTGGGGCTGTAATCACGGCTTGGACCTTTTGGACTTCTGGATTGATTTTTTCTAAAATAGGCAGCAAAAAGGCAAGCGTCTTTCCAGAGCCAGTCTGTGATTGACCGATCACATCATTCCCTTTGATAATGCTTGGAATAAGTCGTTCCTGTATTTCAGTCGGACGTTCCAAGTTCTGTTTTCTGAGTGCCTCAAATAAAAACGGTTTTAATTTGAATCGTTGTTCAAACACATTATTTTTCATAACTAATATCACCTTCAGATGTATTTCCCACTTTAAATATTATAGAGGATAAAGAGAAAAATCTCCATGTTTTTGGGGATATACCCATTCTTTTGTTGGATGGACACCAATCATTCATTTTTCGCATATCTTGTTTATCAGAATAACCACTTTTCTGTAAAGTTATCGAGAGTAGGAGAAAGGAGCATCTTAATGTACCGTATGCCTCCCGGATTTGGACCCTATGGGATTGGGCCCATGTCGCCATTCGGACAAATGATGCCATTCAGAGGGGGATTTCCCGCTGCACGATCAGCCGGGTTTTTGACTCGGTTTCTTTCACCCAATCCAGGCGGTGGACTCAATCTCGTAAGTATGGTTGAAAACGCACAAAAGGTAATGAAAATGGCTGATACTGTCAGACCATTCATACAGCAGTATGGTCCAATGGTGAAGAACATACCATCTATGCTGGAGCTATTGAAAGAATACCAAAGTTATTCTTCCAATTCTGACTCAACAGAAGAAGAGAAAAAAGATAAAAAAGATGAAATGAAAAATGCCGATGACAAAAATAAAAAATCGTCCGCAAGTAAGAAAAAAACATCTACCACTACTGGTAAAAAGAAAGCCGCAAGCACTGGTAAAAAGAAAACGTCAGCAAATAGTGGAAAGAAAGCTCCGACGAAGCCACTTAAGAAAAAATCCATTCCGAATGTGAAGCATGTTAAACCAGCGCCTCAAGCACTTAAACGCGATTCGGTTCCAAAACTGTATATTTAGACGATATATATTTGTCAACGGTATCGGTCCTCCTTTATAATAAAGCGAGAAGTGCTTGTTATTAAAGGAGGACCTTTTCATATGAAGGTAATCAAAGTCTCACCTCGCGGATATTGTTATGGAGTTGTCGATGCAATGGTCATCGCCAGACAAGCTGCAAGTGACCCTGAAATACCTAGACCAATCTATATCCTGGGTATGATTGTTCATAATAAACATGTCACCGATGCTTTTGAAGAAGAAGGCATTATTACTTTGGATGGTCATAACCGTCTTGAAATACTGAAACAAGTAAATGAAGGGACAGTTATTTTCACAGCTCATGGTGTCTCACCTGAGGTCCGAAGAATTGCCCGTGAAAAAGGTCTTCATACAATAGATGCGACTTGCCCGGATGTGACAGTCACCCACGATCTGATTAAAGAAAAGAAAGAAGAAGGCTATCATGTCGCTTATATCGGGAAAAAAGGGCATCCTGAACCCGAAGGAGCTATGGGAATCGCACCTGATATCGTCCATTTGATTGAAAATGAAGACGATGTTGAAAATCTCGATATCAAAGCAGATAAAATTTTAATTACGAATCAGACTACCATGAGTCAGTGGGATGTCCAACATCTTATTGAACAGATCCAGGAAAAATACCCACAAGCTGAAGTACATGAAGAAATCTGTAAGGCGACCCAGGTCCGTCAGGAAGCCGTTGCGGTTCAAGCAGTTGAAGCTGATCTGTTGCTTGTCGTCGGAGACCCGCGCAGTAACAACTCAAATCGCCTCGCCCAGGTTTCATGGGAAATTGCAGGCACTCCATCACACAGGATTGCAGATGTCACAGAAATTAAGCTCGAGTGGTTGGAAAACGTCGAAACTGTTGCTGTTACAGCAGGAGCTTCTACACCGACGCCTATCACGAAAGAAGTCATCATGTTCCTTGATCAATATGATCCTGAGGATGAAACAACCTGGGAAAGAGAACGGAAAGTAAAATCCAGCAAAATCCTGCCGAAGGTCAAAGCTGCTAAGAAATAAAGCTCACAGTGAAAAGACTGCCAGCGCTGGCAGTCTTTATTTCGTATGCAATTATCCTTTAGTGAATGGTTTTAGATTTCGTAATTTTTAGACTTCCCCCTAAAATTTTACCTAAACCAATAAACCTTAGATAAACTTAAAAGGATCCGTGTGTTCTTTACATCTATAAATCTCTGTTTCAGAGCCCTTCTCTTGAATCCAACCTTCTAAGATTTCCGCTACACCATTAATCATCACTTGTTCGATATTGTGTCCGGGGTCGATGATCGCCATGCCTTCCATCCATGCATCGTGTGCATAATGATACTTGATGTCCCCTGTGATGAATACATCAGCACCTTTAAACATCGCCTTACTGATGAAGTCATTTCCTTCTCCACCGGAAACAGCAATTTTGTTCACTGGCTTTTGAAGATCGCCGACTACCCGGACACCGCCTAAATTGAATATTTCTTTAAGCTTTTCGGCAAGTTCTCCGACTGTCATGGGAACTTTCGGCTTTCCTATTCGCCCAATCCCGAGTGGTTCACCCTGGTTCTCAAGTGGAAGAAGGTCATATGCCACCTCTTCATATGGATGGGATTTTCGTAATGCTGCCAATACTTCCTTTTCAATACTTGCTGGATAGAGTGTCTCGATTTTAACCTCATCGACGAATTCCATTTTGCCTTGTTCACCGATATGTGGATTGGTTCCTTCGTGCGGTAAAAAGGTCCCCGTCCCTGTTGTATTAAATGTACAGTGGCTGTAGTTTCCGATAAAACCTGCTCCAGCCTTTCCTAATGCGTCTCTCACGTTAGCTACATTCGTCTCTGGCACAAACACCACTAGCTTTTTCAGCTTATCTTCCAGCGTCTCCACAAGTACCTCTGTATCTGTCATACCAATTGCATCCGCAAGCAAATCATTGACACCACCCTTTGCCACATCCAGGTTGGTATGAGCGGCATAAACGGTTATGTCATGCTTCATCAGCTTTTGGATCGTGCGCCCGTATGAAGTATCAAGATCGATCCTCTTTAATGGTTTGAAGATGAGCGGATGATGAGCAATGATCAAATCAACATTTTCACGGATCGCTTCATCGATAACAGGTTCGATGACATCCAGCGTCACCATGATTTTTTTCACGCGTTTTTGCAAGGAACCGACTTGAAGGCCGATCGGATCCCCTTCCACAGCCATCCACTTAGGTGCAAGCTGGTCAATCTGTTGTATGATCTCTTGAGCATGTGCATGTTGTTTACTCACTTTATCGCCTCCGTTACTGCATTGATTTTCTGTTTCAAAAGCTCTTTGCGTTCACAGATTTCTTGGGTAGGCAGAGCTTTTTCCAATTGAATAAGAATCCTCTCCCAGTTCTCTTTTTCCCGCTTCCACTTCTTTTCGAACGTACTATTGCACTCATTCATCAAAAATGGACCTAACAATCTTTCCGTATCATTGAAGGTATTCTGTACGTTGGTCGGTTTTGCTACGAGGATTTCATAAATCTTTTCATCCTCTTCAAGAATCGATTCCCCAATCAGTTTCCAATTATTTTTTTCGAACCAATCTCGTATGAAACGAGCCCCCATATTTGGTTGAAGAATAAGACGTTCTATGCCCTGAAGCCGTTCTTTTCCTCGTTCTAAAATGTTACTGATCAACTGGCCGCCCATACCAGCGATCACTACGGCTGAAACCTCATATGGGTCAATCACTTCTAAGCCGTCTCCCAGTCTTACCTCGATTTTATCCTCTAAGCCGAGTGCTTTCACTTGATTATAGGCTGAGCGGAATGGCCCTTCGTTCACTTCTCCTGCGATTGCTTTGCTGATAATCCCTTTTTGCACTGCAAAACAAGGCAGGAAGGCATGGTCAGAGCCGATATCAGCCAGGGTTGAACCCTTTGGTATATATGTCGTCACTTTTTCTAATCGGTTTGAAATGGTTATCATAAATTTTCACCTATTCTATTGAAATACAGTCCTACTATAGCCTTTTTGTTCGTATCAATCAAATAGGATTAATAAAGGCTCTGTTAGGAAAGATTGTTGTTTTTCACAATTCCTTGTAATGGTGTGGAATATACTCGCTTTCCGCAGGCTTTAAGAAAGCGGAAGCGGCCTATTTAATCACGTAGGTCACGAAGACTGGCGAGGAGGCTCGAACCTGGTTCTGCGTAGGCTCACTCATAAGGATGTCTTACAGGTTTCTATTGAACACTGTATCAAATTATTAAATTTATAAGCAATAAACTATTAGAAAACAGCCTTAATAAAAAAGGCGACCCTTCATGTTTGTACGCCAAACATTCAAATAGAGTCAACCTTTACAGATGATCTTACTATTCTTTTTACTCTTCGCCTTCTCCGCCGCCCTCTTCGCCGCCATTTACCAGGAATTCAGCGACTGCTTTTGCTTCTTCAGCACTTAGAGACTGAGCAGGCATTTGGCCTTTACCATTCTGAATGATATCAACGATCTCTTCTGGTTTATACTTAGAACCGACATCTGTAAGAGCTGGTCCCATACCACCTTCAAGGTTTTGACCATGGCAGGATGTACAGGTTTGTTGTACAATTTGCTCTGGTTTCACTTCTTCTCCGCCGCCAGCTGCCTTTTCTTTTGCTTCGTTAACACCTACAGCAGATAAAACAATCATAATTGCAATGCCGAATACAGCAGTGATGGCGAATGGAATCAATGGATTTCTTTTCATCTCTTATCCTCCTTTTGATGCAGGTTGATACTGTTGTTAGTGTTTCCTACCTATGTAATAGTAAACAAGCCATTTACTATTTTACTTTAAAATTCATAGGAAGGAAAGCCTAAACTAGAGAGACGAAACATTTGTCATGATTTGGACACGTTTCCTCCGCCTATAACTGCTGATTGATGGTTGATCACACCGTTTTTACAGATTTATCTTTTAATTCTTCTGCGATTTTTCGCAGTTTATATTTTTGTATTTTTCCAGAAGCGGTCATCGGATATTCATCTATGAAAAAGATATATTCAGGAATTTTATAGTGGGCGATTTTACCTTTACAATAAGAGCGGATGTCTTCTTCTGTTACACCCTCCCCTTCTTTCACTTGCACACATGCCGCAACCTTTTCTCCATACTTTTCATCCGGAACCCCGATCACTTGGACATCGATGATTGCTGGATTGGTATACAAAAACTCTTCGATTTCACGTGGATAGATGTTCTCTCCACCGCGGATGATCATATCTTTTAATCTTCCTGTGACCTTCACATAACCATCCTCATCCATCGTAGCAAGGTCTCCTGTATGAAGCCATCCATCTGAATCAATGGCTTGTGCTGTTGCTTCAGGCATATTGTAATAACCTTTCATCACGAGATATCCTCTTGTACAGAGCTCTCCTTGATCACCAGTCGGAACTTCTTCTCCGGTTACGGGATCAACAATTTTGACTTCTACAATCGGATGTTTCTTACCGACTGTTTCGACCCGTCTTTCAATTGGATCATCTGTCCGCGTTTGCGTGATGACAGGGGAAGATTCTGTTTGACCATAAGCGATCGTGATTTCATCCATTCCCATCAGATTGATGACTTTCTTCATGACCTCGATTGGACATGGAGAACCTGCCATGATTCCAGTTCTTAGGGTTGAAAGATCATAATCATCAAAACTATCAAGATTCAATTCTGCTATGAACATTGTTGGTACTCCGTGTAACCCTGTGCATTTTTCTTTTTCAACAGTCTGTAAAACAAGTTCAGGGTCAAATTGTACAACAGGAACCATAGTGGCACCAACGGATACACAGGCAAGGACTCCGAGTACACAGCCAAAACAATGGAAAAACGGCACCGGGATACATAGTCTGTCCTTTTCCGATA includes:
- a CDS encoding DEAD/DEAH box helicase, which encodes MKNNVFEQRFKLKPFLFEALRKQNLERPTEIQERLIPSIIKGNDVIGQSQTGSGKTLAFLLPILEKINPEVQKVQAVITAPTRELARQVYNEAVKLVEDSSINVKTVVGGTDRKRMVDQLKNEPHVIVGTPGRIKDLVVEEGISIFNADMLVVDEADQMLDMGFIEDVDQIASRMAHELQMMVFSATIPENLNPFLRKYMNNPKHVHVKPEETSPAEIDHIAVPVRHRDRIELTIKIAKKFNPYLAIVFANTKKDADEVADAMIQEGLNVDRLHGDLPPRTRKHVMKRVANAECQYLVATDLAARGIDVKGVSHIIHHQIPTDLDYYIHRSGRTGRAGMSGIAAVLYERDELEKLEKLEKKGISFAHKDLKDEEWVTVNVQRSRPKKKSKDPNEFLMPKPKKVKPGYKKKFQEKKKQFNRKRKK
- a CDS encoding YqfQ family protein; this translates as MYRMPPGFGPYGIGPMSPFGQMMPFRGGFPAARSAGFLTRFLSPNPGGGLNLVSMVENAQKVMKMADTVRPFIQQYGPMVKNIPSMLELLKEYQSYSSNSDSTEEEKKDKKDEMKNADDKNKKSSASKKKTSTTTGKKKAASTGKKKTSANSGKKAPTKPLKKKSIPNVKHVKPAPQALKRDSVPKLYI
- a CDS encoding 4-hydroxy-3-methylbut-2-enyl diphosphate reductase, coding for MKVIKVSPRGYCYGVVDAMVIARQAASDPEIPRPIYILGMIVHNKHVTDAFEEEGIITLDGHNRLEILKQVNEGTVIFTAHGVSPEVRRIAREKGLHTIDATCPDVTVTHDLIKEKKEEGYHVAYIGKKGHPEPEGAMGIAPDIVHLIENEDDVENLDIKADKILITNQTTMSQWDVQHLIEQIQEKYPQAEVHEEICKATQVRQEAVAVQAVEADLLLVVGDPRSNNSNRLAQVSWEIAGTPSHRIADVTEIKLEWLENVETVAVTAGASTPTPITKEVIMFLDQYDPEDETTWERERKVKSSKILPKVKAAKK
- a CDS encoding Nif3-like dinuclear metal center hexameric protein, coding for MSKQHAHAQEIIQQIDQLAPKWMAVEGDPIGLQVGSLQKRVKKIMVTLDVIEPVIDEAIRENVDLIIAHHPLIFKPLKRIDLDTSYGRTIQKLMKHDITVYAAHTNLDVAKGGVNDLLADAIGMTDTEVLVETLEDKLKKLVVFVPETNVANVRDALGKAGAGFIGNYSHCTFNTTGTGTFLPHEGTNPHIGEQGKMEFVDEVKIETLYPASIEKEVLAALRKSHPYEEVAYDLLPLENQGEPLGIGRIGKPKVPMTVGELAEKLKEIFNLGGVRVVGDLQKPVNKIAVSGGEGNDFISKAMFKGADVFITGDIKYHYAHDAWMEGMAIIDPGHNIEQVMINGVAEILEGWIQEKGSETEIYRCKEHTDPFKFI
- a CDS encoding tRNA (adenine(22)-N(1))-methyltransferase TrmK, which codes for MITISNRLEKVTTYIPKGSTLADIGSDHAFLPCFAVQKGIISKAIAGEVNEGPFRSAYNQVKALGLEDKIEVRLGDGLEVIDPYEVSAVVIAGMGGQLISNILERGKERLQGIERLILQPNMGARFIRDWFEKNNWKLIGESILEEDEKIYEILVAKPTNVQNTFNDTERLLGPFLMNECNSTFEKKWKREKENWERILIQLEKALPTQEICERKELLKQKINAVTEAIK
- the cccA gene encoding cytochrome c550 is translated as MKRNPLIPFAITAVFGIAIMIVLSAVGVNEAKEKAAGGGEEVKPEQIVQQTCTSCHGQNLEGGMGPALTDVGSKYKPEEIVDIIQNGKGQMPAQSLSAEEAKAVAEFLVNGGEEGGGEGEE
- a CDS encoding AMP-binding protein, coding for MYLNQTIGRLLKEKAERLPGHDAVVYSKEGIRHTYEEFYELTGQVAKALMALGVNKGDHIAAWSTNRFEWLLLQFGSARMGAVLVTVNTNYQKSELEYLLKQSDTTTLFMMDKFRDTSYVEIVQSIVGTTGNNGRVKSNDLPKLKQLIYMEEQETDGLLSWKSFLKMAASTSDEELTKRESELEPHDVINMQYTSGTTGFPKGVMLTHHNIVNNGHQVANAMKLSEKDRLCIPVPFFHCFGCVLGVLACVSVGATMVPVVQFDPELVLQTVEKEKCTGLHGVPTMFIAELNLDSFDDYDLSTLRTGIMAGSPCPIEVMKKVINLMGMDEITIAYGQTESSPVITQTRTDDPIERRVETVGKKHPIVEVKIVDPVTGEEVPTGDQGELCTRGYLVMKGYYNMPEATAQAIDSDGWLHTGDLATMDEDGYVKVTGRLKDMIIRGGENIYPREIEEFLYTNPAIIDVQVIGVPDEKYGEKVAACVQVKEGEGVTEEDIRSYCKGKIAHYKIPEYIFFIDEYPMTASGKIQKYKLRKIAEELKDKSVKTV